The genomic segment GGAGCTATTTTTTTATTTTCCCCTATGATTGTTTGGAAAAAATCGAACAGACTGAATTAAATTGAGTTTGACTCTGCTGAAAACACTGAATTTGATAAATTTAAGAAAACACTGTTTTTCTATAATTTTTTATTTTTAATGTTTAAAGGAGTTAGGCTTACATCTTAGAAGGAGAAAACATGGCAACTAAGTATATTTTCGTCACAGGTGGTGGAACTTCATCAATGGGTAAAGGGATTGTCGCAGCGTCACTCGGCCGTCTACTTAAAAATCGTGGGCTTAAGGTAACAGTTCAAAAATTTGACCCGTATCTTAATATCGATCCAGGAACAATGAGTCCTTATCAACACGGTGAAGTATTTGTTACTGATGATGGTGCTGAAACTGACCTTGACCTTGGTCACTATGAACGTTTTATCGACATCAATCTGAACAAATATTCAAATGTGACTTCTGGTAAAGTTTATAGTGAAATTCTCCGCAAAGAACGTAAAGGGGAATATCTTGGAGCGACAGTACAAATGGTACCTCATGTGACAAATATGCTCAAAGATAAAATTAAACGTGCAGCAACAACAACGGATGCTGATGTTATCATTACCGAAGTTGGTGGAACAGTTGGTGATATGGAAAGTCTGCCTTTCATTGAGGCTTTGCGTCAGATGAAAGCTGAAGTCGGTGCTGATAATGTCATGTATATCCATACTGTGCCTATTCTTCATTTGCGTGCAGCTGGCGAATTAAAAACCAAAATTGCGCAAAATGCAACAAAAACTTTGCGTGAATACGGGATTCAAGCAAATATGCTAGTTTTGCGTAGCGAAGTACCAATCACGACAGAGATGCGTGATAAAATTGCGATGTTTTGTGATGTGGCACCAGAAGCTGTCATTCAATCACTTGATGTAGAACATTTGTACCAAATTCCACTGAATTTGCAAGCGCAAAATATGGACCAAATCGTCTGTGACCATTTGAAACTGGATGCACCAAAAGCAGATATGACAGAATGGTCAGCAATGGTGAATCATGTGATGAACTTGAAGAAAAAAGTTAAAATTGCGCTTGTTGGTAAATATGTTGAATTACCAGATGCTTATATCTCAGTGACAGAGGCATTGAAGCACGCAGGCTACGC from the Lactococcus allomyrinae genome contains:
- a CDS encoding CTP synthase, producing the protein MATKYIFVTGGGTSSMGKGIVAASLGRLLKNRGLKVTVQKFDPYLNIDPGTMSPYQHGEVFVTDDGAETDLDLGHYERFIDINLNKYSNVTSGKVYSEILRKERKGEYLGATVQMVPHVTNMLKDKIKRAATTTDADVIITEVGGTVGDMESLPFIEALRQMKAEVGADNVMYIHTVPILHLRAAGELKTKIAQNATKTLREYGIQANMLVLRSEVPITTEMRDKIAMFCDVAPEAVIQSLDVEHLYQIPLNLQAQNMDQIVCDHLKLDAPKADMTEWSAMVNHVMNLKKKVKIALVGKYVELPDAYISVTEALKHAGYAADAEVDINWVNANDVTDENVVELVGDAAGIIVPGGFGHRGTEGKIAAIKYARENDVPMLGICLGMQLTAVEFARNVLGFEGAHSFELNPDTKYPVIDIMRDQVDVEDMGGTLRLGLYPAKLKNGSRAKAAYNGAEVVQRRHRHRYEFNNKYREDFEKAGFVFSGVSPDNRLVEIVELSDKKFFVACQYHPELQSRPNRPEELYTEFIRVSVENSK